A genome region from Gossypium hirsutum isolate 1008001.06 chromosome A04, Gossypium_hirsutum_v2.1, whole genome shotgun sequence includes the following:
- the LOC107947896 gene encoding uncharacterized protein, giving the protein MNASTKLGIALLVIFTTCLFALLLELVYVLQRKRQPLIVSGGPGLISSKELLYFFCCKNKPTRVEPSSGVVSTTSTEAATAADSEAATMEEEEYELAKWHEVYGQSRVLYTIKEGEREGADSVETSSGQSETKSEKRVCLSGRVEMPNDVAVVVDVGEEEATPFSTPISSPSYFTPSPSPGRDVAISISSLENDDLRSSETERPESGTFSLSTEGE; this is encoded by the coding sequence ATGAATGCTTCAACCAAGCTTGGCATAGCTCTCCTCGTTATCTTCACAACATGCCTCTTCGCTCTTCTCTTAGAGCTGGTTTACGTCCTTCAGCGAAAACGTCAACCATTAATCGTCAGCGGCGGCCCTGGTTTAATCAGCTCTAAGGAACTACTCTACTTCTTCTGCTGCAAAAACAAACCAACCCGTGTGGAACCCTCCTCTGGGGTAGTGTCTACGACGTCAACGGAGGCTGCCACAGCGGCGGATTCGGAGGCAGCCACCATGGAGGAAGAAGAGTACGAGTTGGCAAAGTGGCATGAGGTGTATGGACAATCGAGGGTTTTGTATACGATAAAAGAAGGTGAAAGAGAAGGAGCTGACAGCGTCGAGACATCCAGTGGTCAGAGTGAAACGAAAAGCGAGAAGAGGGTTTGTTTGTCGGGTCGGGTCGAAATGCCCAATGACGTGGCGGTTGTAGTTGATGTGGGGGAAGAGGAAGCGACGCCCTTCTCAACGCCCATCTCTTCGCCTTCTTACTTTACTCCTTCACCTTCTCCTGGTCGTGATGTTGCGATTTCGATATCGTCACTGGAAAATGATGACCTAAGATCGTCGGAGACTGAAAGACCAGAAAGCGGGACTTTCAGTTTAAGCACCGAAGGCGAGTAA